A DNA window from Vibrio sp. CDRSL-10 TSBA contains the following coding sequences:
- a CDS encoding SIMPL domain-containing protein (The SIMPL domain is named for its presence in mouse protein SIMPL (signalling molecule that associates with mouse pelle-like kinase). Bacterial member BP26, from Brucella, was shown to assemble into a channel-like structure, while YggE from E. coli has been associated with resistance to oxidative stress.) has product MTQLTTKSSLILGLCLLLGLATLGYYVQQSAVKFKEYERVVTVKGLSEREVAADTVIWPIQFTLADNDLPSLFTTLDLQAQQVMQFLARQGISADAVSLSSPAVIDKKAQQYGGDSPVELRYLATQSLTVYSPNVELVRQAISQIGELGKEDIVFNAANYNSRIEYLFSGLNDIKPEMVEEATLQARQVAEKFAKDSQSTLGKIKRATQGQFSISDRDNNTPYIKKVRVVSTIEYFLSD; this is encoded by the coding sequence ATGACCCAGTTAACCACTAAATCCTCTCTCATCCTCGGCCTGTGCCTGCTACTGGGCCTTGCCACCCTCGGCTACTATGTGCAGCAATCGGCGGTTAAGTTTAAAGAATATGAACGGGTCGTTACCGTGAAAGGCCTTTCGGAGCGCGAAGTCGCGGCGGATACCGTAATTTGGCCGATTCAGTTTACTCTGGCAGATAATGACTTACCCAGCCTGTTCACCACGCTTGATCTGCAGGCCCAACAAGTGATGCAGTTTCTGGCCCGTCAGGGCATCAGCGCCGACGCAGTATCACTCTCCTCTCCTGCGGTGATCGACAAAAAAGCGCAGCAGTACGGCGGAGATTCTCCGGTTGAGTTGCGTTATCTCGCGACGCAGTCGCTGACGGTGTACAGCCCGAATGTAGAACTGGTAAGACAGGCTATCAGCCAGATTGGCGAACTGGGTAAAGAAGACATTGTGTTTAACGCAGCCAACTACAATAGCCGGATCGAGTACCTGTTTTCCGGGCTTAACGACATCAAACCGGAAATGGTCGAAGAAGCGACGCTACAGGCTCGGCAGGTTGCCGAGAAGTTTGCCAAAGACTCGCAAAGTACTCTGGGCAAAATCAAACGCGCGACGCAGGGTCAGTTTTCCATTTCTGACCGGGATAACAACACGCCTTATATCAAGAAAGTTCGCGTTGTATCGACCATCGAGTATTTTTTGTCTGACTGA
- a CDS encoding VWA domain-containing protein, with product MANIEFVFWWLFVLLPVPLLIYRFSPAIKQQAAIHLPYLPAQTVTAKPRHWWIKALAVAIWICLVTAAARPVWYGDPVTTSPKHRDLMLVVDLSYSMSQEDMKSGDQFIDRLSAVKQVLSDFIRKREGDRLGLILFADHAYLQTPLTLDRNTISEQLNRAVLRLIGTKTAIGEGIGLATKTFIDGDAPQRVMILLSDGSNTSGVMDPMEAAKIAKKYHTTIYTVGVGAGEMMVKDFFMSRKVNTAQDLDEKTLKAIADTTGGRYFRARNQQDLQTIYDTINQLEPITNATQTWRPQTEWFGYPLALALLLSLVVVIVRRNHV from the coding sequence TTGGCAAACATTGAGTTCGTTTTCTGGTGGCTGTTTGTTCTGCTGCCGGTGCCGCTGCTGATCTATCGCTTCTCACCAGCGATAAAACAGCAAGCGGCGATACATCTGCCCTACCTTCCCGCGCAAACGGTAACCGCTAAACCGCGTCATTGGTGGATCAAAGCCCTTGCCGTTGCTATCTGGATTTGTCTGGTCACAGCAGCAGCCCGTCCGGTCTGGTATGGCGACCCGGTGACGACTTCACCCAAACACCGCGATCTGATGCTGGTGGTCGACCTCTCTTATTCAATGAGTCAGGAAGACATGAAATCCGGCGACCAGTTCATCGACCGTTTAAGCGCAGTCAAACAGGTTTTGTCGGACTTTATCCGTAAACGAGAAGGGGATCGCCTTGGTCTTATCTTGTTTGCGGATCACGCTTACCTGCAAACCCCGCTGACTCTGGACCGTAATACTATCTCAGAGCAGCTTAACCGCGCCGTGTTACGCCTGATCGGTACTAAAACCGCGATCGGTGAAGGCATTGGCCTTGCGACCAAAACCTTTATTGACGGCGATGCGCCGCAGCGCGTGATGATCCTGCTCAGCGACGGCAGTAACACATCCGGTGTGATGGATCCGATGGAAGCAGCCAAGATTGCCAAAAAGTATCACACCACGATTTACACCGTCGGAGTGGGTGCGGGCGAAATGATGGTTAAAGACTTCTTTATGAGCCGTAAGGTCAATACGGCGCAGGATCTGGACGAAAAGACGCTCAAAGCGATTGCCGATACCACCGGCGGACGCTATTTCCGCGCCCGTAACCAACAGGATCTGCAGACTATCTACGATACCATCAACCAGCTGGAACCAATCACCAATGCGACCCAAACCTGGCGACCGCAAACCGAATGGTTTGGCTATCCGCTCGCGCTGGCGCTGCTGCTTTCTCTGGTGGTGGTTATTGTGAGGAGAAACCATGTCTGA
- a CDS encoding VWA domain-containing protein: MSDFIFLSPWWLTTLVPLALLLGWLARRARNQSLIAPHLAAALGLSGDNKQRSALTVIALSWLVAVLALAGPSFEKQPRPSYSASNARVVVMDMSLSMHATDIKPNRLAQARYKVLDMLKGWQEGSTALIAYSGDAYTVSPLTSDSATIANLIPSLSPEIMPYPGANAASGVERAITMLNNAGLRRGDIIVLADDLDNQESQAIEKLLQGTHYRLMILGLGTRDGAPITLPDGSLLKTDAGQTVVAKTDFSTMQALAAQLDGIFTPYRADGSDVERLLATTQSERPLTGKKNSQTVSDHVNNGYWLVLLLLCPALLLFRRGFIFVLILASGLTMPSQRAEASPWLNADQQAMQSYQKKDFAAAAEQFSDPQWQGIARYQAKDYQGAIDALSQLAQPSPQVQYNLANAYAQAGQLDKAKQLYQQVSAG, from the coding sequence ATGTCTGATTTTATTTTCCTCTCGCCATGGTGGCTGACCACCCTGGTGCCATTGGCTCTGTTACTGGGCTGGCTGGCGCGCCGGGCACGTAATCAGAGTTTGATTGCGCCGCATCTGGCGGCGGCTCTCGGCTTATCGGGTGACAACAAGCAGCGCAGCGCGCTGACCGTTATCGCCTTAAGCTGGCTGGTCGCTGTGCTGGCACTGGCAGGCCCGAGTTTTGAAAAGCAGCCGCGGCCCAGCTACTCGGCCAGTAACGCACGCGTGGTGGTGATGGATATGTCGCTGTCGATGCACGCCACCGATATCAAGCCCAACCGCCTGGCACAGGCTCGCTATAAAGTGCTGGATATGCTCAAAGGATGGCAGGAAGGCAGCACCGCCTTAATCGCGTATAGCGGCGATGCTTATACTGTCAGCCCGTTAACCAGTGACAGTGCGACCATTGCGAATCTGATCCCGAGCCTGTCGCCGGAAATCATGCCCTACCCCGGAGCGAATGCCGCCAGCGGAGTCGAACGGGCGATCACCATGCTCAACAATGCCGGGCTGCGTCGTGGCGATATCATCGTCCTGGCTGATGACCTCGATAATCAGGAAAGTCAGGCGATCGAAAAATTGCTGCAGGGGACTCACTACCGGCTGATGATCCTTGGCCTTGGCACCCGTGACGGCGCACCGATTACTCTGCCTGACGGCTCGCTGCTTAAAACCGACGCCGGGCAGACCGTGGTCGCGAAAACGGATTTTAGTACGATGCAAGCGCTCGCTGCGCAACTGGACGGTATTTTTACCCCGTATCGCGCCGACGGCTCCGATGTCGAACGCCTGCTGGCGACCACGCAAAGTGAACGTCCGCTGACCGGTAAGAAAAACAGCCAGACCGTGAGTGACCATGTCAATAACGGTTACTGGCTGGTCCTGCTGCTGCTGTGCCCGGCATTACTGTTATTCCGCCGTGGCTTTATCTTTGTGCTGATACTGGCAAGCGGCCTGACCATGCCATCGCAACGAGCCGAGGCATCCCCCTGGCTCAACGCAGATCAGCAGGCTATGCAGTCCTATCAGAAAAAGGATTTCGCAGCAGCAGCCGAGCAATTCTCAGACCCACAATGGCAAGGGATCGCGCGCTATCAGGCCAAAGACTACCAAGGTGCGATTGATGCTCTGTCACAACTGGCGCAGCCTTCGCCCCAGGTACAATACAACCTCGCCAACGCTTACGCGCAGGCTGGTCAATTAGACAAAGCCAAGCAGCTCTACCAGCAGGTTTCTGCAGGCTGA
- a CDS encoding response regulator — MVEDNSSAQVIFEDFLTRFGCDVSVVSDAETALHRIQQRDGTDQPFDLLLVDWKLPGMDGLSLTKTLRNQAHLTHMPQIVMVTGFSRNLLDQHLEETQSLLDALLIKPVTPEALKKTLYDVICRCSPEVTISPSISGSSPVRALLGLKLLLVEDNPTNRLVATELLTQQGATIVEAQSGSEALAALAQQEFALVLMDIQMPEMDGYETTRRIRQLPHFQKLPIIAMTANAMPEDKKASLAAGMNDHIAKPFDLDEVIRKVLHYTNQSDMTDNHEPEQQQSLPEQVLDYAQLHHIALEEAVARLGDLHIYTRVIEQCALDIQAALPQLQQPQHSAKEARILYHSLKSAAASCGLTSLASKLQKEESFCAQHPDNMISRNSALLAEILVAKSKLEHLAELLNQATPKLTPATEITELDTQLDKLFHYLKTSNMAAMGLFDEISDSLKLIDSPLSKELASHMHNLAFSDAAVVVDKLKRIKDLADAS, encoded by the coding sequence GTGGTAGAAGACAACAGCTCTGCTCAGGTCATCTTTGAAGACTTCCTGACCCGCTTCGGCTGTGATGTCAGTGTGGTGTCCGATGCCGAAACCGCATTACATCGTATCCAGCAACGCGATGGCACCGACCAACCGTTTGACCTGCTGCTGGTCGACTGGAAACTGCCGGGCATGGACGGATTATCACTGACTAAAACGCTGCGTAACCAAGCGCACCTGACGCACATGCCGCAAATCGTCATGGTGACAGGGTTTAGCCGCAACTTACTTGACCAACATCTGGAAGAGACCCAATCACTGCTGGATGCGCTGCTCATCAAACCGGTCACGCCGGAAGCACTCAAAAAGACCCTCTACGATGTGATATGTCGTTGCAGCCCTGAAGTGACCATCAGCCCATCCATATCAGGTAGCTCGCCTGTCCGTGCTCTGCTGGGTTTGAAATTACTGCTGGTGGAAGATAATCCGACCAACCGCCTGGTCGCAACCGAACTGCTGACTCAGCAAGGGGCGACAATTGTCGAGGCACAAAGCGGCTCAGAAGCCCTGGCGGCGCTGGCGCAACAAGAGTTCGCTCTGGTGCTGATGGACATTCAGATGCCGGAGATGGATGGTTATGAGACCACACGTCGTATTCGTCAGCTACCCCATTTTCAAAAGCTGCCCATCATTGCGATGACCGCTAATGCGATGCCGGAAGATAAGAAGGCCAGTTTAGCGGCCGGTATGAATGATCATATCGCCAAACCATTTGATCTCGATGAAGTGATCAGAAAAGTCCTCCACTATACCAATCAGAGCGACATGACTGATAACCATGAGCCGGAACAACAGCAGTCATTGCCCGAGCAGGTGCTGGACTATGCGCAGCTGCACCATATTGCTCTTGAAGAAGCGGTCGCTCGACTGGGCGATCTGCATATCTACACCCGGGTTATCGAACAATGCGCTTTGGATATCCAGGCTGCGTTACCGCAACTTCAGCAACCTCAGCACTCGGCCAAAGAAGCACGTATTCTGTATCATAGCCTCAAAAGTGCGGCTGCCAGTTGTGGTTTGACTTCGCTGGCAAGCAAACTACAGAAAGAAGAGAGCTTTTGCGCCCAGCATCCCGATAATATGATCAGTCGTAACAGCGCTTTGCTGGCCGAAATATTAGTGGCAAAATCAAAACTTGAACATCTTGCTGAGCTGCTGAACCAAGCCACACCTAAATTGACGCCAGCGACAGAAATCACTGAACTCGATACCCAACTGGACAAGTTGTTCCATTATCTGAAAACATCCAATATGGCCGCAATGGGGTTATTTGATGAAATATCAGATTCGCTTAAACTCATTGATAGCCCTTTGAGTAAAGAACTCGCCAGCCACATGCACAACCTGGCATTTTCCGACGCCGCGGTGGTTGTAGATAAACTTAAAAGAATTAAAGACTTAGCTGATGCATCGTAA
- a CDS encoding BatD family protein — protein MKLLLSRLSFVRHLVTGLTVLFFCVFSLSASAAFYASVSKNKVVKNEVFQLKVVSEDRASSDDIDFSPLDKDFFMSRPSFGSSINIINGTRTNRSEWTVSLAANQIGTVTIPSFELNGEKTDPITIQVTDDETAPGSDDLVEVQSQLSRSTLYPNESTLLKARLIIKADPRRLQDPKIAPPKVDGMELKAAGEPNQYQTVMDGIEVTVVDQDFRLTATKAGKFTLSEPSLTGTLVYGSSFNGSTRIIPLNTTPKTYTITVEPKPDNYQGNWLPTSLLTLKERWLDSNSQPIESSRYVTKVGDSITREITLQVTGLSQEQLPDLKLNYPDSVRVYDEKPVFDTLDNGDVTMTVKQVLIPRQSGEVTLPAVAVNWWDTVRKQQQTTSGSGLTLTVKPGDNPVVASATPAPAPAQSSPVQTVTVKDAGYWPYLTALFALLWVVTLLTLVWQLRKRSASTPKAQANNISSHYQQLQQALQGNDGIALSHALKRWQAEVVTTDQEQAQLQLALSETQPGTLLCQSGLI, from the coding sequence ATGAAATTATTACTCAGCCGTCTTTCATTCGTCCGTCACCTAGTCACCGGGCTGACGGTGCTATTTTTTTGCGTGTTCAGCCTGAGCGCCAGTGCGGCCTTCTACGCCAGCGTCAGTAAGAATAAGGTGGTCAAAAATGAAGTCTTTCAGCTTAAAGTGGTCAGTGAAGACAGAGCGTCATCAGACGATATCGACTTCAGCCCGTTAGACAAAGATTTCTTTATGAGCCGCCCCAGCTTTGGCTCATCGATTAACATTATCAACGGTACGCGCACCAATCGCAGTGAGTGGACCGTCTCGCTGGCAGCCAATCAGATTGGCACAGTGACGATTCCGAGTTTTGAGCTGAACGGAGAGAAAACCGATCCGATTACGATTCAGGTGACCGATGATGAAACGGCGCCGGGCAGCGATGATCTGGTCGAAGTACAGAGTCAGCTATCACGCTCGACCTTGTATCCGAATGAGAGCACGCTGCTCAAAGCCCGCTTGATCATCAAAGCCGATCCGCGCCGTTTGCAGGATCCCAAGATAGCGCCGCCAAAGGTGGATGGCATGGAACTCAAAGCGGCCGGAGAACCAAACCAGTATCAGACGGTCATGGATGGGATTGAAGTCACGGTTGTCGATCAGGACTTTCGCCTTACCGCGACCAAAGCGGGCAAGTTTACCCTGTCCGAGCCGAGCCTGACCGGCACCCTGGTGTATGGCAGCAGCTTTAATGGATCAACCCGAATTATTCCGCTCAACACCACGCCGAAAACCTACACTATCACGGTTGAACCCAAGCCTGACAACTACCAGGGCAACTGGCTGCCAACCAGCCTGCTGACGCTGAAAGAGCGCTGGCTGGACAGCAATAGTCAGCCGATTGAAAGCAGCCGCTATGTCACTAAAGTCGGGGATTCTATTACCCGCGAAATCACTTTACAGGTAACGGGGCTGTCGCAGGAGCAGTTGCCGGATCTGAAACTCAACTATCCCGATTCGGTGCGCGTCTATGACGAGAAACCGGTGTTCGATACCCTCGATAACGGCGATGTCACCATGACGGTAAAGCAGGTTCTCATCCCACGCCAAAGCGGCGAAGTCACTCTGCCCGCTGTGGCGGTTAACTGGTGGGATACGGTGCGCAAGCAGCAACAGACGACGTCAGGATCAGGCCTGACCCTGACGGTAAAACCAGGTGATAACCCGGTGGTCGCCAGCGCGACTCCTGCCCCGGCGCCCGCGCAATCGTCGCCGGTTCAAACCGTCACCGTGAAAGACGCCGGTTACTGGCCGTATCTGACTGCCCTGTTTGCCTTACTGTGGGTTGTAACCTTGCTGACTCTGGTGTGGCAACTGCGCAAACGCAGTGCATCAACACCAAAAGCGCAAGCGAACAATATCTCCTCTCACTACCAACAACTGCAACAGGCGCTGCAGGGCAATGATGGCATTGCGCTCAGCCATGCGCTCAAACGCTGGCAAGCTGAGGTGGTCACAACAGATCAGGAACAAGCGCAGTTGCAACTGGCACTGAGCGAAACTCAACCAGGCACTCTACTCTGCCAATCCGGGCTCATATAG
- a CDS encoding L,D-transpeptidase family protein, with product MRKNSALSVTLLSLLPTLFSAATFAEERFAPVEALKADLVQVDKSKRRMYLLEQGRVIREFRIALGKSPKGHKVQEGDQRTPEGRYYLDYVSEQSGFYRSMNISYPNQQDLRRAESMGVNPGGAIKIHGLKQGFDGRPEYIQSFDWTNGCIALTNREMDEFLSLVDSGTPIDIEW from the coding sequence ATGCGAAAAAACAGCGCCCTGTCTGTGACCTTATTGTCATTGCTGCCGACTCTATTCAGTGCCGCCACCTTTGCGGAAGAGCGCTTCGCGCCGGTTGAAGCACTGAAAGCCGATCTGGTGCAGGTCGATAAATCCAAACGCCGCATGTACCTGCTCGAGCAAGGACGGGTGATTCGTGAGTTTCGGATCGCACTGGGAAAATCACCCAAAGGCCACAAAGTTCAGGAAGGCGACCAACGCACCCCGGAAGGACGTTACTATCTCGACTATGTCAGTGAACAGTCCGGCTTTTATCGTTCCATGAACATCAGTTATCCTAACCAACAGGATCTCAGACGCGCTGAGTCAATGGGTGTCAACCCCGGCGGCGCCATTAAGATTCACGGCCTCAAACAAGGATTCGACGGCCGACCGGAATACATCCAGAGTTTCGACTGGACCAATGGTTGTATCGCTCTCACCAACCGGGAAATGGATGAATTCCTCAGTTTAGTAGACAGCGGCACACCTATCGATATCGAGTGGTGA
- a CDS encoding DUF58 domain-containing protein: MATHQPHLLPEHANGVTLCLEELLPYQQQTVKWLPPARSLWSHMAGQHQGRRLGRGMDFAEVRQYQPGDDIRTIDWRVTARTGKPHTKLFTEEQEKPVILYIDLSPSMQFGSRLMLKSVQAAHFASLLSWLSVAQKDRIGAVIDLGHEQLEIKPTSRRKGPLQLMASLVDAQQRALAQAQSASPAMHTAMQTLNRMCPKGSEVIMISDFVRFDDSLRPLFNQLNRHNRVRLVHIFDPLEQGHTAFRGVERVSDHQQTRWLNFSANSTRNGIKKAFESQKEKLKSLCQSLAIDYRSLSCERPLLQQLSG, encoded by the coding sequence ATGGCAACACATCAGCCTCATCTGCTGCCCGAACATGCCAACGGTGTGACCCTGTGTCTGGAAGAGCTGCTGCCCTACCAGCAACAAACGGTGAAATGGCTGCCTCCGGCGCGTAGCCTGTGGTCACATATGGCCGGCCAGCATCAGGGCCGCCGCCTGGGACGCGGCATGGACTTCGCCGAAGTGCGTCAGTATCAACCGGGCGACGACATCCGTACCATCGACTGGCGGGTCACGGCGCGCACCGGAAAACCGCATACTAAGCTGTTCACCGAAGAGCAGGAAAAGCCGGTGATCCTCTATATCGATCTGAGCCCGTCGATGCAGTTTGGCTCGCGTCTGATGCTCAAATCGGTTCAGGCCGCACACTTTGCCAGCTTGCTGAGCTGGCTGTCGGTGGCGCAAAAAGATCGTATCGGTGCCGTTATCGACCTCGGCCATGAGCAACTGGAAATCAAGCCGACCAGTCGCCGCAAAGGGCCCTTGCAATTGATGGCGAGTCTGGTTGATGCCCAGCAACGCGCGCTGGCACAGGCCCAAAGCGCTTCACCGGCCATGCATACCGCGATGCAAACGCTCAACCGGATGTGTCCGAAAGGCAGCGAGGTCATCATGATCAGCGACTTTGTCCGTTTTGACGACTCATTGCGTCCGCTGTTCAATCAACTCAACCGCCATAACCGTGTCCGCCTGGTGCATATTTTTGACCCGCTGGAGCAGGGCCACACCGCTTTTCGTGGCGTTGAGCGGGTCAGCGATCACCAACAGACGCGCTGGCTCAACTTTTCCGCAAATAGTACCCGGAATGGGATCAAAAAAGCCTTTGAATCTCAAAAAGAAAAACTAAAATCACTCTGCCAGTCTCTGGCGATAGATTATCGTTCACTCTCCTGTGAGCGTCCTTTGCTACAACAATTGTCCGGATAA
- a CDS encoding DUF4381 domain-containing protein — MKQTPSTPLELNALHLPSEPSWWPLAWGWWALAAGLLCVVVFSLLMVRWKRKRIAPQKTALRLLNPHLSNTPSSAIELLRQAALCYFPRDQIAHLTGKEWYNFLDEQLGRPLFVPNETVWQQALYQKQPVADAKALVADCYIWVQDALPPKKRRPSSVGKH, encoded by the coding sequence ATGAAGCAAACACCTTCGACGCCGCTTGAATTAAACGCGCTGCATCTCCCTTCCGAGCCTTCCTGGTGGCCTTTAGCCTGGGGATGGTGGGCACTCGCAGCCGGCCTGCTATGCGTCGTTGTATTTTCCCTGCTGATGGTACGCTGGAAGCGAAAACGTATCGCGCCGCAAAAAACCGCGCTACGTCTGCTCAATCCGCATCTGAGCAATACGCCCTCTTCGGCGATTGAACTGCTCAGACAAGCGGCGCTTTGTTATTTTCCGCGTGACCAGATTGCTCATCTGACGGGCAAAGAGTGGTACAACTTTCTGGACGAACAACTCGGCCGTCCGCTGTTTGTACCGAATGAAACCGTGTGGCAGCAAGCCTTATACCAAAAACAACCTGTAGCGGATGCCAAAGCGCTCGTTGCGGACTGTTACATTTGGGTTCAGGACGCTTTGCCACCGAAAAAACGGAGACCTTCGAGCGTTGGCAAACATTGA
- a CDS encoding CHASE domain-containing protein produces the protein MPPIHRMLAKVLWLPLIILSLGFVTASYLDKQQKEQSRHMIQRELDLRLSQISEAVAERVTLYQYGIRGMRGAVMTVGSDQFDYQQMLKYTQTRDYALEFPGARGFGFIRYVVPSDAQAFVTQAKAERPDKNFEIKTLTPHNDSKFVIQYIEPENRNTEAVGLDIGSEAMRRAAALAAAQYNEVRLTAPITLVQANQKTKQGFLILMPVYESNQVPDRIEQRMHAIRGWSYAPILIDEVLSSITGMSNDLTLTISDITQNQPQTFFSRGDVTQHTEYSSKQVIWLFGRDWSLSLTAHQGFIKSVPASANQRIFREVIGMTILLVLIVFSLQLLLTRRALASQHREELAEATQKALTDANAQLEQEVVKRTEEISQVYALQRTILSSAGYAIIASDMDGIISEFNPSAERLLGYKASEIIGRATPEKFHVAGEIRARAHELSAELGREIAPGFEAFVTKAKMGIVDTTRWTYVHKNGHHIPVRLIVSMLQDEHNKPVGYLGIAYDLTDMLKREQELAEAKEQAEQANKAKSEFLANMSHELRTPMNAILGLLQIAQNTDLNKQQRDYLNKTQNAAQSLLVLLNDILDFSKVEAGKMQIEQNPFSLTELLHETGILLSSNSQQKHLELIYQIDEDVPDYLIGDSLRLRQILLNLAGNAIKFTEHGEVKIAISVDSLLQQQCVLRMTVSDTGIGMTSEQLQIIFKGFSQAESSISRRYGGTGLGLSIVRHLVNLMQGTIEVKSTHGKGSEFTFTVTLGCVDTNDQPARSPDLPANLRVSGGRRQQLCSGHL, from the coding sequence ATGCCTCCGATACATCGCATGCTTGCTAAAGTTCTGTGGTTACCCCTGATTATTCTCAGCTTGGGTTTTGTTACTGCGTCTTATCTGGATAAACAGCAGAAAGAGCAGAGCAGGCACATGATTCAGCGTGAACTGGACTTAAGACTCAGCCAGATCAGCGAAGCCGTCGCTGAACGCGTGACTCTGTATCAATATGGTATTCGGGGCATGCGCGGTGCCGTCATGACCGTCGGCTCAGATCAGTTTGATTACCAGCAAATGCTCAAGTACACACAAACGCGCGACTACGCCCTGGAATTTCCGGGCGCACGCGGGTTTGGGTTTATTCGTTATGTGGTTCCCAGCGACGCACAAGCGTTTGTCACTCAGGCAAAAGCCGAGCGCCCGGATAAAAACTTTGAAATTAAAACCCTGACGCCTCACAACGACAGTAAATTTGTCATCCAGTACATCGAGCCGGAAAATCGTAACACCGAAGCCGTTGGCCTGGATATTGGTTCAGAAGCGATGCGCCGCGCTGCCGCACTTGCCGCCGCCCAATACAATGAAGTTCGCCTGACGGCGCCGATCACCCTGGTTCAGGCCAATCAAAAAACCAAACAGGGCTTTTTGATCCTGATGCCTGTTTATGAATCAAATCAGGTTCCGGACCGAATCGAGCAACGCATGCACGCCATTCGCGGCTGGAGCTACGCCCCGATTCTGATTGATGAAGTGCTGAGTTCGATAACCGGTATGAGCAATGACCTGACCCTGACTATTTCCGACATCACTCAGAATCAGCCGCAAACCTTCTTCTCACGCGGTGACGTCACGCAACACACCGAATACAGTTCCAAACAAGTGATCTGGCTGTTTGGACGCGACTGGTCCTTATCGCTGACGGCTCATCAGGGTTTTATTAAATCTGTACCCGCGTCGGCCAATCAGCGTATCTTTCGCGAAGTGATTGGCATGACCATCCTTCTAGTGCTGATTGTGTTTAGTTTACAGCTGTTACTGACCCGAAGAGCACTCGCCAGTCAGCACAGAGAAGAACTGGCTGAAGCCACGCAAAAGGCGCTGACCGACGCCAATGCTCAACTGGAGCAAGAAGTCGTCAAACGAACTGAAGAAATTTCTCAGGTCTACGCGCTGCAACGTACCATATTAAGCAGTGCCGGCTACGCGATTATTGCCTCAGATATGGACGGTATTATCAGCGAGTTCAACCCGTCCGCGGAAAGACTGCTCGGGTATAAAGCCTCTGAGATAATAGGACGAGCCACACCGGAGAAGTTCCACGTGGCTGGAGAAATCCGTGCACGCGCGCACGAGTTATCTGCTGAGCTGGGCAGAGAGATAGCCCCCGGATTCGAAGCGTTTGTGACCAAAGCAAAAATGGGCATTGTCGATACGACTCGCTGGACCTATGTGCACAAGAACGGCCACCACATTCCGGTACGCCTGATTGTCAGCATGCTGCAGGATGAACATAATAAACCTGTCGGCTATCTCGGGATTGCGTATGATCTGACCGACATGCTCAAACGCGAGCAAGAATTGGCGGAAGCCAAAGAGCAGGCTGAGCAGGCAAACAAGGCCAAGTCTGAATTCCTCGCCAACATGAGTCATGAACTGCGTACACCAATGAACGCGATTCTGGGCTTGCTGCAGATTGCGCAGAACACCGACCTTAACAAACAGCAACGCGATTATCTCAATAAAACCCAGAATGCTGCGCAATCGCTGTTGGTGCTGCTCAACGATATTCTCGATTTTTCTAAGGTTGAAGCCGGCAAAATGCAGATTGAACAAAATCCGTTTTCGCTGACTGAGCTGTTACACGAAACCGGCATTCTGCTCTCCTCCAATAGTCAGCAAAAACATTTGGAGCTGATTTATCAAATTGATGAAGATGTCCCGGATTATCTTATCGGCGACAGCCTGCGTTTGCGTCAGATCCTGCTCAATCTGGCGGGTAATGCGATCAAATTCACCGAACATGGCGAAGTCAAAATCGCGATCAGTGTCGACTCTCTGCTCCAACAACAGTGCGTATTGCGGATGACGGTGAGTGACACCGGAATCGGTATGACATCAGAACAGCTGCAAATCATCTTTAAAGGCTTCAGCCAGGCTGAGTCTTCCATCAGCCGGCGCTACGGCGGAACCGGACTCGGCCTGTCGATTGTCAGACACCTGGTCAACCTGATGCAAGGGACTATCGAAGTAAAAAGTACACATGGAAAAGGCAGTGAGTTTACTTTCACCGTCACCTTAGGCTGTGTCGATACAAACGATCAGCCGGCGCGCAGTCCTGATTTACCGGCCAATCTTCGGGTTTCTGGTGGTAGAAGACAACAGCTCTGCTCAGGTCATCTTTGA